The proteins below are encoded in one region of Aphelocoma coerulescens isolate FSJ_1873_10779 chromosome 4, UR_Acoe_1.0, whole genome shotgun sequence:
- the LOC138109953 gene encoding ADP-ribosyl cyclase/cyclic ADP-ribose hydrolase 1-like, translating into MPLQQGSARTRQRTVLLVGIAVLLAALVLAVVLASLLTHGRHEVKMLKWKDRGTTKNLQEVILGRCYNYIRAQYPELGDKDCLKIWESLKDAFIYKNPCNITAEDYQPLMELASHPIPCNKSLFWSKTNDLVHRYTKSNQNFLTLEDTLLGYMADRISWCGDPSAPGINYESCPKRSECESNPGSVFWKMASKMFAEAACGVVQVMLNGSIEAGAFRSSSIFGSIEVFNLNPDKVSEVHIWLMQDIGGPQSESCSGHSIQRLISILEERNFKIICEDNYRPVQLLQCVQNPDHTDCRLCTNSTAIP; encoded by the exons ATGCCCTTGCAGCAGGGCTCGGCCCGGACGCGGCAGCGCACCGTCCTCCTGGTGGGGATCGCGGTCCTGCTGGCCGCGCTCGTCCTCGCCGTGGTGCTGGCCTCTCTCCTGACCCACGGAAGGCACGAGGTCAAAATGCTGAAGTGGAAGGACAGGGGGACCACCAAGAACTTGCAAGAAGTCATCCTGGGAAGATGCTACAACTACATCAGGGCGCAGTACCCAGAGCTGGG AGATAAGGATTGCCTAAAAATATGGGAATCATTGAAAGATGCATTCATTTACAAGAATCCCTGTAATATCACAGCAGAAGATTATCAGCCTTTGATGGAGCTAGCAAGTCATCCTATTCCCTGTAACAAG TCACTGTTTTGGAGCAAGACAAATGACCTTGTTCATCGTTATACAAAATCCAACCAAAATTTCCTTACCTTGGAGGACACCTTGTTGGGTTATATGGCTGATAGAATTTCATGGTGTGGAGACCCCTCTGCCCCAG GAATCAACTATGAATCTTGTCCAAAACGAAGTGAATGTGAGAGCAACCCTGGCTCTGTGTTCTGGAAAATGGCATCCAAGATG TTTGCAGAAGCAGCATGTGGTGTGGTTCAGGTGATGCTCAATGGATCAATAGAAGCTGGAGCTTTCAGGAGCAGCAG CATCTTTGGAAGTATTGAGGTCTTTAACCTGAATCCAGATAAAGTCTCTGAAGTGCACATTTGGCTTATGCAAGACATTGGTGGACCCCAGAG TGAATCCTGCTCAGGTCATTCCATTCAGAGGTTAATAAGCATCTTAGAAGAGCGAAACTTTAAGATCATTTGTGAAGACAACTACAG GCCTGTTCAGCTCCTTCAGTGTGTGCAGAACCCTGACCACACAGACTGCAGGCTTTGCACCAACAGCACAGCAATTCCGTGA